The Candidatus Zixiibacteriota bacterium genome window below encodes:
- a CDS encoding AAA family ATPase translates to TSGMGIDKNNLQNTIYEVLINEVPIKDAILPTTIPFLEIVPSSLRLVGSEIELVNLEGRERKLTSALAPIKDEYSFILIDTPPSLGLLTINTLTASDSVLIPIQCEYYGLEGLSQLLNTINLVRQNLNPRLEIEGVVLTMYDARLNLSKQVAEEAKKFFGGKIYTTVIHRNVRISESPSFGKPIILYDISSTGAENYINLAKEILDHDQNSVR, encoded by the coding sequence ACTTCCGGCATGGGGATAGATAAAAATAATCTGCAGAACACGATTTATGAGGTCTTGATAAATGAGGTCCCGATAAAAGATGCAATTCTTCCAACCACAATCCCTTTTTTAGAAATTGTTCCTTCCTCGTTAAGATTGGTCGGCTCTGAAATTGAACTCGTTAATTTGGAAGGAAGAGAAAGAAAACTAACTTCAGCTTTAGCTCCGATAAAAGATGAATATAGCTTTATCCTGATAGATACCCCTCCGTCTTTAGGGCTTTTGACCATCAACACCTTAACTGCGTCAGACTCAGTTTTAATTCCGATCCAGTGCGAATATTATGGGTTAGAAGGTTTGAGCCAGCTTTTGAATACGATCAATTTGGTTCGGCAGAACTTAAATCCGCGCCTTGAGATCGAGGGAGTAGTTTTAACGATGTATGATGCCAGGTTAAACCTGTCCAAACAGGTGGCAGAGGAGGCAAAGAAGTTTTTTGGGGGAAAAATCTATACCACTGTTATTCACAGGAACGTAAGGATTTCAGAGTCCCCGAGTTTTGGAAAACCGATCATACTTTATGATATCTCCTCTACCGGGGCAGAGAATTATATAAATTTAGCCAAGGAGATCTTAGACCATGACCAGAATAGCGTTAGGTAA